AACAGCACCCTCTACCATGTGGACAACACGGTCAGCAACAGCCGCTTCCGTCTGGTGGGGACTGCCGGAGTCAACAATGATCTGATCCTGGGCACCCGGCTGGAGGTAGCGGTATCGCCTGACCGTTCGTCTGCGGTATCCCAGAAAGACAAGACCAGTGGCGACCTGTTTGACCAGCGTTGGGTAGAGATCTCATTCACCAGCAAGACCTTTGGCAAGCTCTCGATCGGCAAGGGGGATACGGCCTCCAACACCACGGCCGAGGTGGATCTTTCGCGGACCGATGTGGTGCAGTACGCCAGTATCGCCGATATGGGGGGCGGCTTCCTGTTCCGCAGCAAAAACGGTACACAATCGTTTATTCCCAACGGTACAAGCAGCCTGAAGGTATCCGATGCCTTCAGCAGCTTTGACGGACTCTCCCGCCAGTCGCGCCTGCGGTACGACAGCCCCCACCTCTACGGCTTCAGCCTGGCCGGTTCTCTGGTCAGCAACCAGCGTTCCGACCTGGCCCTGTTCTGGGGCGGCCAGGGGTACGGCTTCAAAGGAGCCGGAGCCTTTGCGGTTTCCAACCCAAAACTTGCAAGCGGCGGGCTGCTGTATGATGGTTCTTTTTCCCTGCTGCACAGCACGAGTGGCCTCAACCTGACCCTGTCCGGCGCCATGCAGGAGTACAACCTTAGAAAGAACGCCACCAACCTGTACGCCAAACTGGGCTGGCTGGCCAGCCTGACCAGCCTCGGCTACACCGCCTTCGGGGTTGACTACACCCGCTCCGAACATCAGGCACAAAACGGGGACAAAGGCTATTCAGTGGGAGCAGCAGTGGTGCAGACCTTTGAAAAGATTGCCACCGAGCTGTATCTTCAGTACCGGATCTTCTCCCTTGACCGGGCCGGAGGAACTACCCCGGTTGCCGATATCAACATCGGCACCTTCGGGGCCAGGGTAAAATTCTGATGAAAACTGTTTTCAGTTTGCTGTTTCTGATACTGCTGGCCGGTTGCAGCGGTATCATGCTGTACCAGCCTCCCAACCACCGTGAAGAAGGACCACAACAGGGACTGTTCACCGGAGAAAAGGGAGCATTTGAGATTGGCATACTGCCCGAAAGTAACCGCCCATTGAGGCAGAAGGAGGAAACGCGATGAAGATGCTATCAAGAATGATCATGCTTCTGGCTGTTCTGCTGGTTCCCGGTATCTCTCAGGCTTTCAGTGTTGCCGGCAGCTATTCAAGCAGCGAAGGTGCCGTTACCCTGCATCAATCAGGAGACCGCGTCACCGGACGTTACACGAACGACAATGGAGAGTTGACCGGCCTGATGTTCGGCAACATCTTTGAGGGGTTCTGGATCGAAGACGGATCGGACCGGCGCTGCTCGACCCCCAAGAATGGCCGCTACCATTGGGGACGTGTTACCCTTACCTTTGACGGAAACGGTTTCAACGGTGTCTGGGGTCATTGCGACGACAAGCCGGCCCGCCCCTGGAACGGCTCCCGCAGTTCCGGCAGTCAGGGGGGCACACCACCTGCCGATCCCGGCCATGATCCCTTTAGCGTTACCAGCGACGGCCCCGGCATTGAGGGACTCTGGGGCTCTTCAGAGGGCGACATCAGGTTCCGCCAGCAGGGCAACCGGGTGGCGGGGCGTTACAGCAGCGATAACGGCGAGCTTGTCGGGACGCTGCAGAGCGGCACCCTGAGCGGTTACTGGATCGAAGACCACTCGGCCCAGCGCTGCATAACCCCCAGAAACGGACGGTACTTCTGGGGCAGGATTGAATTCAGCTTCTCGGGCAACAGATTCACCGGACGCTGGGGCTACTGCGACGGCCCCCTGACCGGCAACTGGGGCGGTGAACGCAAGTGACAACGGAGCTCAGCCATGCCTGACCAGATCCCTGCAGCTGCAAATCTCGCCATCGCCCTGCTTGGTCCCAACCTTGCCAGGCAGCCGGACAAAACCGCCTATATCTGTAACGGCGAGGCTGTCAGCTATCAACAACTGGCTGACCGGGCCTGCCGGTTTGCCACCCTGCTGCAGCAGAACGGTATCGCAGCCGGAGATCGCGTACTGCTGATACTGCCTGACAGTCCGGTCTTTGTTGCCGCCTTTCTGGGTGCCGTGTTGCATGGTGCCGTTGCCGTACCGGTCAGCACTGCCCTGACGGCTGATGACTACCGCTACATCCTGCAGGACTCCGGCGCACGCTTCCTGCTATACTCCTCTGCAGTTCCTCCGGCTGCAGAACTTGCGAGTACAGCACTGACCAACCTTGTCTGTACCGAGACCTTGACCGGCTGGCTGGATCACTGCCCGGCTGCACGGCTGGCCGCAGCAGCGCCGGAGGAGGATGAGCTGGCCTTCATGCTCTACACCTCCGGTTCAACCGGCAAACCGAAGGGGGTGCCTCACCGGCACCGAGACCTGCTGGTTGCTGCCCGTCAGTACGCCGTTCAGGTCCTGGGCATGCAGCAGGATGATCTGATCTTTTCAGCCAGCAAGCTGTTCTTTGCCTACGGTCTGGGCAACAGCCTGGCCTTTCCGCTCTATACCGGGGCAACCGCGATCCTGTACCCCGGCAAGCCGTTGCCTGATGAGCTGCTGCATCTGATCGCACAGCACCGCCCCACCCTGTTTTTCTGCGTCCCCACGGTCTATGCCCAGATCATCCTCTCCACCGCCGCTCCAGAGCTGACCCTGCCGATGCGGCTCTGCAT
Above is a window of Trichlorobacter lovleyi SZ DNA encoding:
- a CDS encoding porin family protein, which produces MNRNLFTNLSTIALLAVAPYNSAAQPVALDPLLLQQMQETIRQQQQQLQQQAEQIKAQAEVLQRLQQQISTLQQAAVPAPKTVQTTPQVTPPAPQAPPITSGNNKIRLALSGQINRAVVVANDGYNSTLYHVDNTVSNSRFRLVGTAGVNNDLILGTRLEVAVSPDRSSAVSQKDKTSGDLFDQRWVEISFTSKTFGKLSIGKGDTASNTTAEVDLSRTDVVQYASIADMGGGFLFRSKNGTQSFIPNGTSSLKVSDAFSSFDGLSRQSRLRYDSPHLYGFSLAGSLVSNQRSDLALFWGGQGYGFKGAGAFAVSNPKLASGGLLYDGSFSLLHSTSGLNLTLSGAMQEYNLRKNATNLYAKLGWLASLTSLGYTAFGVDYTRSEHQAQNGDKGYSVGAAVVQTFEKIATELYLQYRIFSLDRAGGTTPVADINIGTFGARVKF
- a CDS encoding benzoate-CoA ligase family protein, yielding MPDQIPAAANLAIALLGPNLARQPDKTAYICNGEAVSYQQLADRACRFATLLQQNGIAAGDRVLLILPDSPVFVAAFLGAVLHGAVAVPVSTALTADDYRYILQDSGARFLLYSSAVPPAAELASTALTNLVCTETLTGWLDHCPAARLAAAAPEEDELAFMLYTSGSTGKPKGVPHRHRDLLVAARQYAVQVLGMQQDDLIFSASKLFFAYGLGNSLAFPLYTGATAILYPGKPLPDELLHLIAQHRPTLFFCVPTVYAQIILSTAAPELTLPMRLCISAGEGLPGAVLDEWQRLTGLAILDGIGTTELTHIFISNYPDRIRSGSAGQAVPGYRIRLVDDEGNLVQSGTPGHLQVQGDSTAPCYWNLPEKSAATMLPDGFIKTGDVFLEQDGYYYHRGRSDDMLKVGGQWISPVQVEEVLRSHPAVEDCAVAACQIWGLMRPAAHLILKPGSTTDPAFERELRSFMAARLPDYMVPVRYHLVDDLPRTATGKVQRFKLRS